In Lentibacillus sp. JNUCC-1, the genomic window CACAGCAATTCTCCAGGCCGTCTGCGGAAACAGGCGGCCAAAAACAATATATTGTGTTATGTAGACTACTATATCTTTGGGTTGCATGTGGCAGAAAATTAGTGAATTCCCCGAATATGTATTGTATAATTTAACCAGTACATATTTGGGGGAGATTAAATGAGCAAGGAAAAAGAAAGCATTCATAGGAGAACTTGGTTTATAATTTTGATGTTATTTATAGTCCCGCCATTAGGAATTGCTTTTTTGTGGGTAAGCGGAAAATTCAACAAGGTTACTAGGATTGTGATCACGGTCTTTTTTTCGATATTGACAATAGGTGCACTAGCGACTATGGATGAAGAAGAAACCTCACAAGGTGACCAAGATCGAGAACCTGAACAAGAACAACCAGAGGAAGTTGCATCTGAGGAAAGTGAAGACAAGCCAGAAGCGACAGATGTTTCCTCTGAAGAGGTAGAGGATAAAGAATCTGAGGTCGAAGAGGTCACCGAAGAGGAACCAATAGAGCCTACACCAAAAGAAAAAATGTTTGCAGACATTCTCGATCTTATCGATGAGGGAAAGGCTTTTGACACAGGATCGTATATAAAAGGAGATATACCCAAAGGCGAGTATGCTTTTGTTAGATTTGATGGTAGCGGTCAATATTACAGCGAAGAAGACTCCTCGGGTAACATAATCGGAAACGAAAACTTCGATAGTTTTGGTTATGTTCAAGTCCATGAAGCAGGAAACATTGAGAGTAGAGGGGCATTGATAAATGTTGATGCCTTAAATGATTTAGATGCTTCAGGAGCAAAAGAAATCTATGAAGTACTGAATGATTTGGAAGATTATAAAGATGCGGGTTGGTATAAAGTGGGAGTGGATATTGACCCAGGAGAATACATCATCGAAAGCTATGGAGAAGCTTATGCTGCTGTGATGTCAGGACCTGTCGGGAATGATGGTATTGTTGATAACAATATTTTTAATGGACGATATTCAGTTAATGTTTCAGAAGGTCAGTACTTGGTTGTATCAAAGGGAACTATTACTACAGAATAAATGCATATCAAAAGAACATCTCATGAAGAGGTGTTCTTTTTTATGGGAGTGATTTTCGTGATTGATCAGCTATCAATAAAGAATAAATTAAAAGGTCTGTGTGAAAGATGTGATTCAATAGGTGCTATAAAATTCCAAACTAAGCACCACACCGGAAACATAGTCGAGACTTATTTCACATGTGACAATTGTGGTGATCACGTAACCTGTTTCGTCACTGACCCAGTTGTCCGTAAAAAGCAAAAAGAGATAAAGAAACTTATAGGACCTAAATATATTTTAGATAGGATCAGACTTAACAACGACATAGAACGACGGATGAAGGTATTGAAGCAGAGGTTTGCCAATGGCAGTGTATAGACCTAAAAGGCCATGCAGTGCTCCGGGGTGCAGTGTGCTGACAGATAAGACATACTGTGACGATCATGATAAGCAGCGCATGAAAGATGATGATTACGGTAGAGACACAGCCCACCAAAGAGGATATGACCACCGCTGGCAGAAATACCGCGTTATGTTTTTAAGGCGGAACCCTCTGTGTGTTCATTGTACTGACAGTGGTATGACTGTACCCGCCACGGAGGTAGACCACATCGTCCCCCATCGTGGTGACAGGGATTTATTTTGGGATCCAAACAATCATCAAGGTTTGTGTAAGTCTTGTCATAGCAAGAAGACACGAAAAGGTTTGTGATTGTTGAAAGACAATAAAACAAACTCAAATGAAAATCAACATAAAAACAAACATTTTATGACGAAATCACATTTAAAGTTAGCATTTTCGGTAAAAAATCAACAATCGCCAAGGGGGAGGGGGGGCAAAATCCCTACGAGCCGATCGTTAAAGACCGTAGCGCCCCCTTCACGCGAATTTTTTTCCGTTTTCAAAACTATTTTCAGGGAGGTGTAATCATGTCCGGCAGAAAAAAACAGCCACTGGCCGTTATCCAGGGAAAAGGTAAGTCTAATCACATAACAAAAGAAGAAGCTAAAGAACGGCAAAGGCAAGAAGATAAGCTCAAGGGTTCAACTGATAAAATAGCGCCACCTTCTTATCTTACCAAAAAGCAAAAAGAAGAATTTACCGAGCTGGCAACGGAGCTGACAGAGTTAGGTATTTTTTCAAATCTTGATGTGGACTTCTTGGCTAGGTACATTGATGCTAAAACAGAATATGTAAAAGTCGCTAGAGAAATGAGAAAGATGAAGGCTACAGAAAAACTGGTTATTGACGAACATGGAACAAAAAGAACATTTGCCAATAAAGATTATGGCAGCTTGAACCGAATGAGGAACATATTATTCGCTGACTGTAAATCAGCTGCATCCGAACTCGGTCTGTCAATTACATCTCGCCTGAAGTTAGTTATTCCGGAAAGAGAAGGCGAAGAAGATCAAACCCCTATGGAAAAGTTTATGAAGAAGCGTGGTAGCAATGCATGATAAAGAGCGCGCGTTAGAACCGATTGAATTTATGCAAATGTTAAAAGCGGTTGACGATTTCCATGGTCAGCCGTTTTTATTATTGGATTGGCAGTACGATATTATTTGGGACGTATACGGAACCGTAAAAGAAGATGGATATAGACAATATCGGTATTCTTATCTGGAAGTTCCTAAGAAAAATGGTAAGACAACCTTAATCGCGGGGCTTTCTCTTTACCACCTTGTGTGCGATCCCCCCGGTGGACAGATATATTGTTGTGCAGCAGACAGGCAACAAGCCGAACTTGTTTACAGGGCAGCAGTAGGCATGATAGATCAAGACGAAGCACTCGAGGGTGCGTTAAAAGTCTTAGACAGTAAAAAGGAGATTATCAATCGGGCAACTGGAACAACCATGAAAGTGTTGTCTGCTGAAGCATATACGAAACACGGCATTAACCCGACAGTAGTCATATTTGATGAACTTCACGCACAGCCTAACCGCGAATTGTGGGACGTCATGACGTTTGGTGCAGGTGCCGCTCGTAAAGAACCTTTATGGTGGGTTATTACCACGGCTGGAGACGATCCAGACAGACACTCAATCGGCTGGGAAGTACACGAACAGGCTATGAAGATACGTGATGGTGAATTAAAAGATCCGACTTGGTATGTTAAGATATTCGGTGCTCCAGAAGATGCTGATATTTTTGATGAAGAAGTTTGGCATGAAGCAAATCCATCACTCGGACACACGATTAGCATTGAATCAGTCAGGCAAGAGGCTAACTCGGCTCGAAACTCCGAGAATGCGGAAAAACTATTCAGATGGTTAAGGCTGAATCAATGGGTGTCTTTAAAAAGTATTGGATGGCAACCCCTCACCTTGTGGGATAGTAGTGTGGGTAAATGGGGGTTATCTGATCTTGTTGGAAAGAAGTGCTACATCGGATTGGATTTATCGAGCACAACAGATATTACAGCTGCATGTTACTTGTTCCCGCCGCAAAAAGGCATGGACGACTGGCGCGCAATATATGACTCATGGATTCCCGAAGATAACATGAAAGAACGCGTTAATCGTGATCACGTCCCTTATGATCAATGGGTTAATGATGAACACATGTTTGCGACTCCCGGGAACGTCGTTGACTATGATTTTGTTGAATCGCGGATCATAAACATGAGCAAGCAATACAACATAACCATGCTTGGCACAGACCCTTGGAATAGTCGCATGCTTACACAAAGGCTAATGCGCGAAGGTGTGGAAGTCATTGAGATACAACAGAATATGAAAAACATGAGCCCATCCATGAAAGCTATTGAACAGCTTATGAAACGTGGCGACATGACGCATGAAGCAAATCCCGTTGCTCGTTGGTGCTGGGGCAACGTTGTTATAGCGACTGACGGTAACGAAAACATAAAACCAATGAAAAACAAATCAAGAGAGCGAATTGACGTGACTGTTGCGCTTATCAACGCAATGGCAACTGCTATTGTGATGGGTGAATCGGTTGATTCGGTGTACAAGAGTCGCGGAATCAGAGTTTTATAAGGAGGTGCTGCCGTTTGGATTTATCCGATATTTTAATCATACTTGGCCTGATCTTGTTCGGGATCGGGTGCTATATTCTATCACCACCGATTGCATTTATCGCAACCGGAGCGGTGATTTTTATTTTGGGTTTATTCGGCGCACTAAGGCCGAAGGGTGGTGATGATTGATAATGGGAATTTTTAATAAGATGCTTTCAAACAGTACACTAAGTAACCCGCAACAGTGGTTGTCTGACATGTTCAAAGGGAGCGAAACTTCATCCGGGGTATCGATCAACGAGGAAACGGCCATGAACATAACATCTGTTTATGCTGCTCAAAAGGTTATATATGAAACTATCGCGTCCTTGCCTTTGTTGATGTATAAGCGCAAAGAAAAAGGAAAGCAACGAGATCCAGACCACCATTTGTATAATCTGCTTCACGACGAGCCGAACGAAGAAATGACGTCATTTACGTTTTTTGAATTGATGCAGCACCACTTGTTGACATGGGGCAACGCCTATGCAGAAAAAGAAGTTGATGGCATGGGTCGCCCGCTCTCTCTATGGCCGTTGAATCCAGCCAAAACGCAAGTATTAAGGAATCCGCAAACAAAAAGACTGGAATATTTCACGACAACGCCGGACGGAATGACATTCAAGATACCCAAGGATCGAATGTTTCACGTTGCGGGGTTGGGTAATGGTATTGTTGGGAAATCCCCGATAAGGATGCACAGAGAAGCGATCGGACTCGCTAAGGCCACCGAAGAATTTGGGGCGAGGTTTTTCGGAGAAGGTGCAACGCCAAGCGGTATAATTGAGTATCCCGGAGCTCTTGATGATGAGGCCTATGAACGTTTTGTGAAAGACACAAGAGACGCTCACAGCGGATTGTCTAAAGCGCACAAGCTGATGATCCTTGAACAAGGTCTTAAATACCATCAAGTTGGAATACCACCAGAGGATGCTCAGTTTTTAGAGACCAGAAAGTTCCAGCTGAACGAGATTGCTAGGATTTATCGGGTTCCGCCACACTTAATTGGCGACTTGGAAAAGGCAACATTCTCAAACATAGAGCATCAAAGCATCGAGTTTGTCACGCACACCATAAGGCCATGGCTCGTGAGGTGGGAGCAGGCCATTAAAATGCAGTTGTTTTTGCCCAGTGAGAAGAAGACACATTTTGCTGAATTTCTTATCGACGGCCTATTACGCGGTGACATTAAGTCACGTTATGAAGCATATGCAATTGCGCGTCAAAATGGTTGGTACTCCGCCAATGACATTAGAGGGTTAGAAAACGACAATCCGTTACCTGAAGGTCAAGGCGGAGACGAGTATTTGGTCAATGGCAACATGATTCCAATTTCAGCAGCACTTAAAGGGGGTGATAATCAATGAAAAAGATAAGCGTGCGCGGTCCGATCATACCAAATAACGATCAATGGATATATGATTTATTCGGCATCGAGGCTACGAGCCCCAGTAAAGTGCAATCAGAATTAGAAGGAACCGGAGATGTAGAATTGGAAATTAATTCTGGCGGCGGATCTGTTTTCGACGGTTCCGACATCTATACGATGCTGAGAGATCACAAAGGGAACGTCACTGGAAAAGTCATGGGTCTTGCCGCATCCGCCGCATCAGTAATCGCAATGGCCGCAGACAATCTCATGATGTCACCCACGGCTCAGATGATGATGCACAACGCATCATCAATCGCAATTGGGGATTATCGGGACTTTGAGCATGAATCCGAAGTTCTAAAAAACGTTAATCAGACCATTGCTAATGCATACCGCATGAAAAGTGGCATGAATGATGAACAGCTCTTACAGATGATGGACAAAGAAACATGGCTCACCCCACAACAGGCCAAGGAACATAATTTGATTGACGGCATTATGTTTGAGTCTGAACCAATGATGGTTGCTAGCGTTAACCAATCAGGGTTGTTGCCGCCTGAAGTCATCAACAAGATTAGAAATGAACAACAAAAAAATATATTTAATCAATCCTCTCATGAACAAGAACATGACGAGGATTTTTATATGCACAATTTGCGAAAGAAAAAACTTGAAATAATAAACAAGGAGGTCATTTAATTATGACAATTGCAGAAATGCGCGAGAGACGCGGTAAATTAGTAAACCAGGCACGTGAGTTGGTCAACCGTGCTGAAGAAGAAAAACGGGACTTCAATGCAGAGGATCAGCAACAGTACGATCGCATCATGAATGAGGTCGATGAGCTTAAAAACAAAATAGATAGAGAGGAGCAGTTGTCCGGTCTTGAGAATCAACTGAATGAACCAGTTAACACACCTAACCGCCCGGAACCAAACCAGCAACCGTCAAACGTTGACCCGCGTGCGTCTGATGAGTACAGAGATGCGTTCTGGAAAGTATTCCGCAATGGCAAGGAAGCATTGCAGCATAACGAATTTAACACACTCATGGATAGCCGAGTGCGTAACTTGGCCGTTGGTACAGATGCAAACGGTGGTTATCTAGTACCGGATGAGTTTGAGCGCCAGATTATCCAAGGTCTTGAAGATCAAAATATTATGCGTCAACTGGCAACTGTGATCACTACATCAAGTGGATCTCGTGAAATTCCCGTTGAAACAGATTACGGTACAGCTAACTGGATGGGTGAAAACGAAGCATACACAGAAAGCGATGCGACGTTTGGCCAGAAAGTTCTTGGTGCTCACAAAGCAGGTACAATCATCAAAGTATCAGAAGAACTTCTCAATGACTCTGCTTTTAGCATTGATAATTATGTATCCAATGCTTTTGTTAAACGTTTTGCAAACCTTGAAGAAAAGGCATTTATTGCTGGGACCGGCACAGGTCAGCCTGAAGGAATTGTCGGTGCAGCCGAAATCGGACATACTACAGCGGCCGGACAGGTTGATGCATTAATTGCCGATGACTTTATCGACTTGTATCACAGCTTGAAGCGCCCATACCGTCGTAATGCTTCTTTCTTGGCAAACGATGGCACGGTCAAGGCTATTCGCAAGCTGAAAGATAACGACGGTCAGTATATCTGGCAGCCAGGTCTGCAAGCGGGTGAACCGGATCGTATTTTGCAACGTCCTGTTTATGTTGCTGATGACATGCCTTCACTCGGTGCGAATGAAAAACCGATTGCGTTCGGCGACATGTCCTACTACTGGATCGCTGATCGTCAAGGTCGCGTCATGCAACGTTTAAATGAACTGTATGCAGCAAACGGGCAGGTCGGTTTCCGCATGTTCCAGCGCGTGGATGGGAAACTTATCCTGCCTGAAGCTGTTAAAGTGTTGCAGAATGTTGGTGCATAAACGAGGGGATTTATTCCCCTCTTTCTTTATGAAGGAGGGTCTTTATGAAAGTTAAAATGCTTGTATCAATGGCATCAGAATCTGAAGTTAATAATGTCGGCGATGTAATTGATGTTAAGAAAAGCATAGCTGTAGCTTGGAAAGAAAAAGGCATAGCAGAAATTGTAGAAGAAAAGAAGGAAAAGAAAAAAGGTGATAAGTAATGAATTTAAAAGTTATCACCGAACCGACGGAAAGCGCAGTAAACATCGAATTAGTTAAAGAATTTTTGCGCATTGATTATAACGATGAAGATATGCTGATTCAAACGATGATTGATGCTGCAATTGACCATGCGGAAAAGTTTACGAGACGATCGTTAAACGCAAAAACGTATGAATTAAACGTTAAAGCATCTGATTATATAAGATTGCCTAATCCCCGATTGCCAGCGTGGACCAGGTGAAAATTAATGGTGAGGAAACGACTGAATATCATCAATCAGCAATTGAACCTCATAAGCTGGTGGTCAGCACGCCTGGTGATTATATAGTCAATTACAAAGCGGGATATGAAAAGATTCCGAAGTCTATAGAGCAGGCGGTTTTATTGCTCGTGTCACACTTTTACGAGAATAGAGAAACGGTCATTGTAGGTACCTCCGTGGTGAAAATACCATTTTCAGTTGAATCACTTCTATATCCGTACAAGGGGTGGTTTTAATGCGTCCACTGAGACCGGGTAAATACCGTCATATTGTGTGGGTGCAAAAAAAAGAAAATACACGTAATCCTGACGGTGAGTGGATAACCGAATGGGTTGATTTTAAAAAGAAATTTGCTGATAAAAACCCTCTTAAAACAGAGGATTACTTTAAAGCAAAGGCATCAAACGCCATTACAACCACCGTGTGGAAAATGAGGTACGACAGTTCGATTGTTGGTGATATGCGTATTGTTGAGAAGGACAAATCAGGT contains:
- a CDS encoding head maturation protease, ClpP-related, coding for MKKISVRGPIIPNNDQWIYDLFGIEATSPSKVQSELEGTGDVELEINSGGGSVFDGSDIYTMLRDHKGNVTGKVMGLAASAASVIAMAADNLMMSPTAQMMMHNASSIAIGDYRDFEHESEVLKNVNQTIANAYRMKSGMNDEQLLQMMDKETWLTPQQAKEHNLIDGIMFESEPMMVASVNQSGLLPPEVINKIRNEQQKNIFNQSSHEQEHDEDFYMHNLRKKKLEIINKEVI
- a CDS encoding head-tail connector protein, coding for MKINGEETTEYHQSAIEPHKLVVSTPGDYIVNYKAGYEKIPKSIEQAVLLLVSHFYENRETVIVGTSVVKIPFSVESLLYPYKGWF
- a CDS encoding terminase large subunit, translating into MHDKERALEPIEFMQMLKAVDDFHGQPFLLLDWQYDIIWDVYGTVKEDGYRQYRYSYLEVPKKNGKTTLIAGLSLYHLVCDPPGGQIYCCAADRQQAELVYRAAVGMIDQDEALEGALKVLDSKKEIINRATGTTMKVLSAEAYTKHGINPTVVIFDELHAQPNRELWDVMTFGAGAARKEPLWWVITTAGDDPDRHSIGWEVHEQAMKIRDGELKDPTWYVKIFGAPEDADIFDEEVWHEANPSLGHTISIESVRQEANSARNSENAEKLFRWLRLNQWVSLKSIGWQPLTLWDSSVGKWGLSDLVGKKCYIGLDLSSTTDITAACYLFPPQKGMDDWRAIYDSWIPEDNMKERVNRDHVPYDQWVNDEHMFATPGNVVDYDFVESRIINMSKQYNITMLGTDPWNSRMLTQRLMREGVEVIEIQQNMKNMSPSMKAIEQLMKRGDMTHEANPVARWCWGNVVIATDGNENIKPMKNKSRERIDVTVALINAMATAIVMGESVDSVYKSRGIRVL
- a CDS encoding phage terminase small subunit P27 family, whose translation is MSGRKKQPLAVIQGKGKSNHITKEEAKERQRQEDKLKGSTDKIAPPSYLTKKQKEEFTELATELTELGIFSNLDVDFLARYIDAKTEYVKVAREMRKMKATEKLVIDEHGTKRTFANKDYGSLNRMRNILFADCKSAASELGLSITSRLKLVIPEREGEEDQTPMEKFMKKRGSNA
- a CDS encoding phage portal protein, producing MGIFNKMLSNSTLSNPQQWLSDMFKGSETSSGVSINEETAMNITSVYAAQKVIYETIASLPLLMYKRKEKGKQRDPDHHLYNLLHDEPNEEMTSFTFFELMQHHLLTWGNAYAEKEVDGMGRPLSLWPLNPAKTQVLRNPQTKRLEYFTTTPDGMTFKIPKDRMFHVAGLGNGIVGKSPIRMHREAIGLAKATEEFGARFFGEGATPSGIIEYPGALDDEAYERFVKDTRDAHSGLSKAHKLMILEQGLKYHQVGIPPEDAQFLETRKFQLNEIARIYRVPPHLIGDLEKATFSNIEHQSIEFVTHTIRPWLVRWEQAIKMQLFLPSEKKTHFAEFLIDGLLRGDIKSRYEAYAIARQNGWYSANDIRGLENDNPLPEGQGGDEYLVNGNMIPISAALKGGDNQ
- a CDS encoding head-tail connector protein, which encodes MNLKVITEPTESAVNIELVKEFLRIDYNDEDMLIQTMIDAAIDHAEKFTRRSLNAKTYELNVKASDYIRLPNPRLPAWTR
- a CDS encoding HNH endonuclease, producing MFLRRNPLCVHCTDSGMTVPATEVDHIVPHRGDRDLFWDPNNHQGLCKSCHSKKTRKGL
- a CDS encoding phage head closure protein, with the protein product MRPLRPGKYRHIVWVQKKENTRNPDGEWITEWVDFKKKFADKNPLKTEDYFKAKASNAITTTVWKMRYDSSIVGDMRIVEKDKSGNVKQSYEIVGGPLDREGLNRELEIITEAVVP
- a CDS encoding phage major capsid protein, with the protein product MTIAEMRERRGKLVNQARELVNRAEEEKRDFNAEDQQQYDRIMNEVDELKNKIDREEQLSGLENQLNEPVNTPNRPEPNQQPSNVDPRASDEYRDAFWKVFRNGKEALQHNEFNTLMDSRVRNLAVGTDANGGYLVPDEFERQIIQGLEDQNIMRQLATVITTSSGSREIPVETDYGTANWMGENEAYTESDATFGQKVLGAHKAGTIIKVSEELLNDSAFSIDNYVSNAFVKRFANLEEKAFIAGTGTGQPEGIVGAAEIGHTTAAGQVDALIADDFIDLYHSLKRPYRRNASFLANDGTVKAIRKLKDNDGQYIWQPGLQAGEPDRILQRPVYVADDMPSLGANEKPIAFGDMSYYWIADRQGRVMQRLNELYAANGQVGFRMFQRVDGKLILPEAVKVLQNVGA